Proteins encoded by one window of Microplitis mediator isolate UGA2020A chromosome 1, iyMicMedi2.1, whole genome shotgun sequence:
- the LOC130663562 gene encoding putative apoptosis-inducing factor 1, mitochondrial, with translation MLSCSKIVGQLLRATRNSNLKCIQSTSVIVGYPPNVRTFIKKTPKSSTPPPECPVKTPGNKLPPECEEICGKIPPSENHNNSITKWWKQIAASLLITGLAYTFINRSRAEKPPAPTPPEVSKSPSKSPALSSSLPQNVPYLLIGGGTASFSAFRYIKSQDPTAKVLIISEEEDFPYMRPPLSKELWYDKNQVPADLSFKQWNGTERSLYYEPKEFFQSVEDLMNSDKGGIAVASGWKVASLDVYNKVAILEDETEISYDKCLIATGSTPKQLEVFKDVPDEVRDKVMAFRTKDDFMKLAERVKNPAVKDIVIIGGGFLGSELACSLARHLSELQKNVYQIYREKFIMAQTLPEYLSEWTTRKSEKEGVISVAREEVKGYKTEEGKLKLMLTSGKTINADAVVVTVGAEANTELAATSGLEVDKKMGGFLVNAELEARKDVWVAGDAASFYDVRLGRRRVEHHDHAVVSGRLAGENMTGAGKPYLHQSMFWSDLGPEVGYEAVGIIDSLLPTVGIFAKDGVSNDESTTVPQLVSQTQDSNNNNISNDNKSGDDYGRGVIFYLKEDTVVGIVLWNIFNRMSIARQVLSRGTKLDEINEIAKLFTIHED, from the exons atgttgagCTGCAGTAAAATAGTTGGACAACTATTACGCGCTACAAGaaacagtaatttaaaatgtattcaAAGCACTAGTGTGATTGTCG gGTATCCACCCAACGTAcgaacatttataaaaaaaactccaaaaTCTTCAACTCCTCCGCCAGAATGTCCAGTAAAAACACCCGGGAACAAGCTCCCCCCCGAGTGCGAAGAAATCTGCGGGAAAATTCCTCCATCCGAAAACCACAATAACTCCATCACAAAATGGTGGAAGCAGATCGCAGCGTCACTTCTAATAACCGGCCTCgcttatacttttattaatcGGTCCCGTGCCGAGAAGCCTCCAGCCCCCACTCCGCCCGAAGTTTCAAAATCTCCTTCAAAATCTCCCGCCTTATCTTCCTCCCTTCCCCAAAACGTTCCGTACCTGCTGATAGGTGGCGGTACCGCTTCATTCTCAGCGTTCCGTTACATAAAATCGCAAGACCCCACGGCAAAAGTTCTTATTATCAGTGAGGAAGAAGATTTTCCTTACATGCGTCCGCCATTGTCCAAAGAACTATGGTACGATAAGAATCAAGTTCCCGCGGATTTGTCATTCAAACAATGGAACGGAACGGAACGAAGTCTTTACTACGAGCCGAAGGAGTTCTTCCAGTCAGTGGAAGATTTGATGAACTCGGACAAGGGGGGAATCGCAGTCGCGAGCGGCTGGAAAGTTGCCTCACTTGACGTCTACAACAAAGTCGCCATCTTGGAAGACGAAACTGAGATAAGTTACGACAAGTGTCTGATAGCCACTGGATCGACGCCCAAGCAATTGGAAGTATTCAAAGATGTACCGGATGAAGTACGAGACAAAGTGATGGCCTTCAGGACCAAGGACGACTTCATGAAACTCGCGGAACGGGTGAAGAACCCCGCGGTCAAGGACATCGTCATCATCGGGGGAGGATTCTTGGGCTCAGAGTTGGCCTGCTCGTTGGCGCGCCATCTGTCGGAGCTTCAGAAAAACGTCTATCAGATCTATAGGGAGAAGTTTATTATGGCGCAGACACTGCCTGAGTACTTGAGCGAATGGACGACGAGGAAGTCGGAGAAGGAGGGGGTCATTTCGGTGGCCAGGGAGGAGGTCAAGGGCTACAAGACGGAGGAGGGGAAGTTGAAGTTGATGCTGACTAGTGGGAAGACTATTAATGCTGATGCGGTCGTGGTGACCGTTGGCGCTGAGGCCAATACGGAGTTGGCGGCTACCAGTGGGCTGGAGGTCGATAAGAAGATGGGAGGATTTTTGGTCAATGCGGAGCTGGAGGCGAGGAAGGATGTCTGGGTCGCTGGAGATGCCGCTAGTTTCTACGATGTGAGGCTGGGGAGGAGGAGGGTCGAGCATCATGACCATGCGGTCGTCTCTGGGAGGTTGGCGGGGGAAAATATGACTGGTGCTG GTAAACCATATTTGCATCAATCGATGTTCTGGAGTGACTTAGGACCGGAAGTTGGTTACGAAGCCGTTGGTATAATTGACTCATTGTTACCTACCGTAGGAATATTTGCAAAAGATGGAGTATCTAACGATGAAAGTACTACAGTTCCACAATTAGTATCACAAACTCAAGatagtaataacaataatatttccaATGACAATAAATCAGGAGATGATTACGGAAGAggagttattttttacttaaaagaAGACACAGTAGTTGGAATCGTATTATGGAATATTTTCAACCGCATGTCTATCGCAAGacag GTATTATCAAGAGGAACAAAATTAGATGAAATAAATGAGATAGCTAAGTTATTTACAATTCACgaagattaa
- the LOC130678158 gene encoding uncharacterized protein LOC130678158, whose translation MECFDTDTDPNSVRICRPKSLDIASVEGGSPVIDNNYTIYGFIEKECKIINKFHQIAPYFEGINAIINRDLNRRQLKIKEITRRFTKSAIIITKDDDNGCLGVPITQRHIIYSKLCNKIDSNAQVGSIFVASFNWDANTLYRPVKKRREFGGNFILLTLENDIEKTIPLYKLPSVQLQSHDELLSFGYTASCYNDGEYSQEGDDPFFRKTVYYDPSGVLTPRQYLHNHYLFQYSYYLQMSKGSPIVNRDNNIIFGFAEFECATFGSFKSILNYSLSITDAVLQDSLNN comes from the exons GTTGAGGGTGGATCACCAGTAATTGATAACAATTACACGATCTATGGATTTATAGAAAAAgaatgcaaaataataaataaatttcatcaaattGCTCCTTATTTTGAGGGCATTAACGCGATAATTAATCGCGATTTAAATCGTCggcagttaaaaataaaagaaattactCGAAGATTTACAAAATCAGCCATCATTATTACTAAAGATGATGATAATGGATGTCTAGGTGTACCGATAACACAACGACACATAATTTATTCGAAATTATGCAACAAAATTGATTCCAATGCACAGGTTGGGTCAATTTTCGTCGCGAGCTTTAATTGGGACGCAAATACTTTATATCGGCCTGTAAAAAAACGCCGAGAATTCGGtggtaattttattcttttgacg cTTGAAAACGATATCGAAAAAACGATACCCCTCTATAAATTACCATCAGTCCAACTACAGTCTCATGatgaattattatcatttggTTATACTGCATCTTGTTATAACGACGGCGAGTATTCACAAGAAGGAGACGATCCATTTTTTCGCAAAACTGTTTATTATGATCCAAGTGGGGTCTTAACTCCTAGACAATATTTACATAATCACTATTTATTCCAATACAGTTATTATCTGCAG atGAGCAAAGGATCGCCGATTGTCAATAGAGATAACAACATAATCTTCGGATTTGCAGAATTTGAATGCGCCACTTTCGGTTCCTTCAAATCCATACTAAATTACTCTCTTTCAATAACCGACGCTGTCTTACAagattcattaaataattaa
- the LOC130663538 gene encoding protein broad-minded-like — translation MSELTPSVKKWLQKTIKDDFASEITSKLHREIDIESIVSDLTSTKDLKKILEATKVKLQSESLDPDEVPRSPLSFSELSDTWSPFKPQTDISLLLDNLSSSKPNHVRLGSYESLMECDFTNFNDEVFKSLLSALQQGLADPSRPVFESSLKVHAKLLLTSRAHEVYTNLLASYETEYFGKKLNESLPNLNIGVNFKLFLHEKLFRVLYLIVEYQKEVLKSMRTPDRASEEMIEQFLIFLSSQNSNNSVTKTLSTLNFISVLDPSATWSRKWMHSFATRKIFINALAKLPNLLEIILKLVAAGFENPPSLITFSTQTIFIFGETIETLTYFHGVNLLGQLCGTSNGRQVIAEVGTEMETPSAPDFCKRLIGCLNQCALSSTASRVVYSELRRALKSLLQPTFPVDNWLFHAALNPLIKGRGAGSGARIWGHTVDILMFMTDLQDGRAFLLEGRATSSGGKEMPPVEMVIIHCADLLRQPFAVMDVGLVVDIFKFMEKFYDTEEVGEGIKSLLGALEFFYNKIDKFSIGYENWTQQLDAGAKNLMIKLAVNPRGLEMLTEFPTVLEELVRGAINPLKHSWDSCETVCFISAAGFFHQARGIMRQLVPQTFSMLLEDICGNLEEREKFFEPWDQDNVKKFVHIVALLGLNTECYSIFALDSGDYNEEEYPRSFCELITHSMIEGSIYHELGLLVLEAMIWNLDILIHLMHTYDLQTKLLELQKNCRIEVAKYEEKTEDDSEFREDSNYLENEVREVHEVREVREVYDGYEIYRIESEVPEVDDTSEVPEVREVHEVYAVDQSAYLRHRILWNSYFIKHKLNWAVTDPERIKIFDSFPPEVDEDFSRDRRSSESESELNELLSECKPGFRDVSWASQIKKAHKNSPNPLKHATVINLLEQMEQAIPTVEWVDVFKWDEKSAYFWLPEEEIGFDLAIRFAEDHCVLEDPLKAKENLKEVFGKVHGFIQYEKDGKFRGFDWFLSTVFVICDGNVEKCKGFVKQLVRFPSAIYMWRTLGLVFDANNEQENATQFIIAQHIEAVVNQELPRINYSLKKEFGIKWWIVSDRLLTQIFWGILEWDEILNFISICLMNQPDYIVYYGVSLLQHCEPIIINDMIEKKSWPECLNLSEYKCHNYLGFMDRLAKRHRNKILPALTQRILNSEEVN, via the exons ATGTCAGAGTTGACACCGTCTGTTAAAAAATGGCttcaaaaaaccataaaagacGATTTTGCATCGGAAATAACCTCAAAATTACACCGAGAAATCGATATCGAGAGTATCGTTAGCGACCTAACCTCGACCAAAgacctaaagaaaattttagaagCCACAAAAGTCAAATTACAGTCTGAGTCACTTGATCCTGATGAAGTACCGCGAAGTCCGTTGTCCTTCAGCGAACTCAGCGACACCTGGAGTCCGTTCAAGCCTCAAACGGACATATCACTACTCCTAGACAATCTTTCATCTTCAAAACCAAACCACGTGCGTCTAGGAAGTTACGAATCACTTATGGAATGCGACTTCACGAACTTCAATGATGAAGTTTTCAAGTCACTGCTGTCGGCACTTCAACAAGGCCTCGCTGACCCAAGTCGCCCCGTGTTCGAGTCGAGTTTGAAAGTTCACGCGAAGTTGCTGCTGACTTCACGCGCGCATGAAGTCTACACAAATTTACTTGCCAGTTACGAGACCGAGtacttcggaaaaaaattgaacgaGTCGCTACCGAATTTGAACATCGGCGTGaacttcaaattatttttacacgaAAAATTGTTCCGCGTTTTGTATCTTATTGTCGAGTACCAAAAAGAAGTACTGAAGTCCATGCGGACACCGGATCGTGCTTCAGAAGAAATGATCGaacaatttttgatatttctgAGCTCGcagaattcaaataattccgTAACTAAGACGCTTTCGACCCTGAACTTCATTTCGGTTCTTGACCCCAGCGCCACCTGGTCGCGAAAATGGATGCACAGTTTTGCGAcccgtaaaatttttataaacgcACTGGCCAAGTTGccaaatttattagaaattattttgaaattagtggccGCGGGTTTTGAAAACCCGCCATCTTTGATTACGTTTTCGACACAGACGATTTTCATTTTCGGGGAGACTATAGAGACGCTGACGTACTTCCATGGGGTGAATTTACTGGGCCAGTTGTGCGGGACATCGAATGGGAGGCAAGTGATCGCTGAAGTTGGGACCGAAATGGAGACGCCTTCGGCCCCGGACTTCTGCAAGCGATTGATTGGATGTTTGAATCAGTGCGCGCTATCGTCGACGGCCTCGAGAGTCGTCTACAGTGAACTGAGACGGGCTTTGAAGTCTTTGTTGCAGCCGACATTTCCGGTAGACAATTGGCTGTTTCATGCGGCGCTGAATCCGCTGATTAAGGGCCGGGGCGCAGGATCGGGCGCCAGAATCTGGGGCCACACGGTCGACATCTTGATGTTCATGACGGATTTACAAGATGGCCGGGCGTTTTTACTGGAGGGGAGAGCGACCAGCTCGGGAGGGAAGGAAATGCCGCCTGTGGAGATGGTGATCATTCACTGCGCAGATCTCCTGAGGCAGCCGTTCGCGGTCATGGACGTGGGGTTGGTCGTTGATATTTTTAAGttcatggaaaaattttacgacACGGAGGAAGTGGGGGAAGGAATCAAAAGTTTATTGGGGGCgctggaatttttttacaataaaattgacAAGTTTTCTATTGGGTACGAAAACTGGACCCAGCAATTGGACGCGGGGgctaaaaatttgatgattaaGCTCGCGGTTAATCCCCGGGGGCTGGAAATGCTGACGGAGTTCCCGACGGTTTTAGAGGAACTGGTTCGTGGGGCTATTAATCCGTTGAAACATTCTTGGGACTCGTGTGAAACTGTTTGTTTTATCAGCGCCGCGGGATTCTTTCATCAGGCGAGAGGAATTATGAGGCAGCTGGTGCCGCAGACTTTTTCGATGCTGCTGGAAGATATTTGTGGGAATTTAGAGGAGAGGGAGAAGTTTTTCGAGCCCTGGGATCAAGACAATGTGAAGAAATTTGTTCATATTGTTGCGCTCCTGGGTTTGAATACTGAAT gtTATAGTATTTTTGCACTGGATTCTGGAGATTACAATGAAGAAGAGTATCCACGAAGTTTTTGTGAACTGATAACGCATTCGATGATCGAGGGATCGATTTATCATGAATTAGGTCTTTTGGTACTGGAAGCAATGATCTGGAATCTGGATATTTTGATCCATTTGATGCATACTTACGATCTTCAG ACGAAACTTCTTGAACTTCAAAAAAACTGTCGAATTGAAGTTGCGAAGTACGAAGAAAAAACAGAAGACGATAGTGAGTTTCGAGaagattcaaattatttagaaaatgAAGTACGTGAAGTTCATGAAGTACGCGAAGTACGTGAAGTTTATGACGGATATGAGATTTATAGAATTGAAAGCGAAGTACCTGAAGTTGATGACACAAGTGAAGTACCTGAAGTACGTGAAGTACATGAAGTTTACGCAGTAGACCAAAGTGCTTATTTGAGACACAGAATTTTAtggaattcatattttataaaacataaacTTAATTGGGCAGTAACTGATCCAGagaggattaaaatttttgattcatTTCCGCCTGAAGTTGATGAAGATTTTTCACGTGACCGGCGAAGTTCGGAGTCTGAGTCGGAGCTGAATGAACTTCTCAGTGAATGCAAGCCGGGATTCCGCGATGTTTCTTGGGCATCGCAGATTAAGAAGGCGCACAAAAATTCACCGAATCCTCTGAag CATGCGACGGTAATAAATCTGCTGGAACAAATGGAACAGGCGATACCGACCGTCGAATGGGTTGACGTTTTCAAATGGGATGAAAAGTCCGCGTACTTCTGGCTCCCGGAGGAAGAGATCGGGTTCGATTTAGCAATCAGGTTCGCTGAGGATCACTGCGTACTAGAAGATCCGCTCAAAGCCAAAGAAAATTTGAAGGAAGTTTTTGGAAAAGTGCATGGATTTATCCAGTATGAGAAGGACGGAAAATTTAGAGGCTTTGACTGGTTCCTGAGCACCGTCTTCGTCATTTGTGACGGGAACGTCGAAAA aTGTAAGGGATTTGTTAAACAGTTGGTACGTTTTCCGTCGGCAATTTACATGTGGAGGACACTCGGTCTAGTATTCGATGCAAATAACGAACAAGAAAATGCCACGCAATTTATTATCGCCCAGCATATTGAAGCAGTTGTTAATCAAGAGCTACCGAGGATTAATTATTCCCTCAAA aaagaATTTGGGATTAAATGGTGGATTGTCTCCGACAGACTGCTGACGCAGATTTTCTGGGGCATTTTGGAATGGGACGAGATACTTAATTTTATAAGCATCTGTTTGATGAACCAACCAGactatattgtttattatggTGTGTCTTTACTGCAGCACTGCGAgccgataattattaatgatatgattgaaaaaaaatcttggcCTGAGTGTCTG aatctAAGTGAATATAAATGCCATAATTATCTTGGATTCATGGACCGTTTGGCTAAGAGACatcgaaataaaattcttCCAGCGTTAACTCAACGGATATTAAATTCTGaagaagtaaattaa
- the LOC130663543 gene encoding TBC domain-containing protein kinase-like protein: MCPAILDNEERSLGGMTFFAQSHPTELCGSNGLPVTPNSITIYGKSQFLKTIRHQNLSSYLDIVRGKHERTIVVAEYTGAPLSGHITNENLTWATIKYIAYQCLSALTHIHDLGLTHRHLSPENILITKNHDIKLYNYGLYFMTDYGRNVSFPIGYPKYTAPEVFLHDQTVVSSPKVDSWSIGMIIAELLLKKSLWPNLKLAQCLWKLLSLLQSENGIFERLARECDSHDIYKSIPQDLRQFVEAALEVNPSKRLGAKELLNLPLFKDLRSGDAADDDEFIDVVTRKMDDYYYLWQLAGGDMTVELKKQGLIRSRPPILSIPNLIILLGQMFGRRDTAGLLDLRVVKVPLDTLKQRLYHVPYIANCPKLMTEADLKLQDELTSSTSKLPLIIRERDTEYQFYRLVLYERLLQGYPVTRTAILREAHKDIPPPVRGKVWAALLGVVGDIQKRYEKIDKETPTHTDRQIEVDIPRCHQYSELLSSGAGHERLQRLLKAWVRNNPQYVYWQGLDSLTAPFLYLNFNNEARAFACLEAFVPKYLHQFFLKDNSKVIQEYLGKFSQIIGFHDPKLANHLKGINFVPELFAIPWFLTMFSHVFPLHKILHLWDKLLLGDSSFPLMVGLAILKQLRDSLLTSGFNECILLFSDLPEIDIELCVKDSMDMYNNTPTSITYRKYQYDQSKANNWKEPENGTENMPRISIDDFMYYYDNKRDKLIVVDIRNNIQYERGAVKGSINIPFTSVQLSHTSIETLGSQAKILIDHENNNRVVVIIGPHDQNNALFAEFLIKCNIAGVCSLQDGIYALRSKCPNILVSIRDQIFV; encoded by the exons ATGTGCCCCGCGATATTAGACAACGAGGAGCGTAGTCTCGGGGGTATGACTTTTTTCGCCCAAAGTCACCCAACAGAACTCTGTGGTAGCAATGGACTGCCCGTAACCCCAAATTCCATaacaatttacggtaaatcgcaATTTCTAAAGACAATTCGTCACCAAAATTTGTCGTCGTACCTCGATATAGTCCGCGGTAAACACGAACGGACGATTGTGGTCGCGGAATACACAGGGGCGCCATTGTCCGGTCACATAACCAACGAAAATTTAACTTGGGCCACTATTAAGTACATCGCGTACCAATGCCTGTCCGCACTGACCCACATCCACGACCTGGGTCTGACCCACCGGCACCTGAGTCCCGAAAATATTCTGATTACCAAAAATCACGACATAAAACTTTACAACTACGGGCTCTACTTCATGACCGATTACGGCCGGAATGTGAGTTTCCCTATCGGGTACCCCAAGTACACGGCGCCCGAGGTCTTTCTCCATGACCAGACGGTGGTCAGTAGTCCCAAAGTCGACAGTTGGTCCATCGGCATGATCATTGCCGAGCTACTGCTCAAAAAGTCCTTGTGGCCAAACCTAAAACTGGCCCAGTGCCTGTGGAAGCTTCTGAGTCTCCTTCAGTCCGAAAACGGAATCTTTGAACGGCTGGCCCGTGAGTGTGACTCCCATGATATTTACAAATCAATACCCCAAGATCTGCGGCAATTCGTAGAGGCCGCACTGGAGGTTAATCCGTCGAAACGTTTGGGCGCCAAGGAACTTTTGAATCTCCCGCTTTTCAAAGACTTGAGGTCAGGGGACGCTGCAGATGATGACGAGTTCATAGACGTGGTTACACGCAAAATGGACGACTATTACTATCTATGGCAACTCGCTGGTGGCGACATGACAGTCGAGTTAAAAAAACAGGGACTCATTAGATCACGACCGCCCATTTTGTCGATACcgaatttgattattttgctGGGTCAGATGTTCGGTCGGCGGGACACCGCGGGTCTGCTGGACCTACGGGTGGTAAAAGTCCCCCTGGATACTTTGAAACAGCGACTGTACCACGTGCCCTACATAGCGAACTGCCCGAAATTGATGACCGAAGCTGACCTTAAGCTACAGGACGAATTGACCAGTTCGACTTCTAAGCTTCCGCTGATCATCCGCGAGAGGGATACCGAGTATCAGTTTTATAGGTTAGTTTTGTATGAGAGACTTCTGCAGGGGTACCCGGTAACACGGACGGCCATTTTGAGAGAAGCTCACAAGGACATTCCGCCACCGGTCAGGGGTAAAGTTTGGGCGGCTTTGCTGGGAGTTGTTGGGGACATTCAGAAGAggtatgaaaaaattgacAAGGAAACCCCGACCCACACTGACAGGCAGATTGAGGTCGACATTCCTAGATGTCACCAGTACAGTGAGCTGCTGTCCTCTGGCGCGGGTCATGAGAGACTACAGAGGCTACTGAAGGCCTGGGTTAGGAATAATCCGCAGTACGTCTATTGGCAGGGACTCGACTCACTCACGGCGCCATTTttgtatttgaattttaacaaCGAGGCGAGGGCGTTCGCGTGCCTGGAAGCTTTTGTGCCCAAATACTTGCATCAGTTCTTCCTGAAGGACAACAGTAAGGTCATTCAGGAATACCTGGGAAAGTTTTCGCAGATCATTGGGTTCCATGATCCGAAACTGGCCAATCATTTGAAGGGAATCAATTTTGTGCCGGAATTATTCGCGATTCCTTGGTTTCTTACCATGTTTTCac atGTATTTCCGTTGCATAAAATTCTTCACTTAtgggacaaattattactAGGAGACTCATCATTTCCTTTGATGGTCGGCCTGGCAATTTTGAAGCAACTGAGAGATTCGTTACTGACCTCCGGTTTCAACGAATgcattttattattctcaGACTTACCGGAAATAGACATTGAATTATGTGTCAAAGATTCGATGGATATGTACAATAATACACCTACTAGTATTACTTACCGTAAATATCAGTATGACCAATCAAAA GCGAATAATTGGAAGGAGCCAGAAAACGGAACTGAAAATATGCCGAGGATCAGTATCGATGATTTTATGTATTACTATGACAATAAACGTGACAAATTAATAGTAGTTGATATCAGAAATAATATAca atATGAGCGAGGAGCAGTGAAAGGAAGTATAAATATACCATTCACTAGTGTACAGTTGTCTCATACGAGCATAGAGACACTAGGAAGCCaagcaaaaatattaattgatcatgaaaataataatcgggTTGTGGTTATTATTGGTCCGCATGATCAAAATAATGCTTTG tttgccgaatttttgataaaatgtaACATAGCAGGAGTATGCTCTCTACAGGATGGTATTTATGCCCTCAGATCAAAGTGTCCAAATATTCTGGTATCAATACGTGACcaaatatttgtataa
- the LOC130663680 gene encoding snake venom serine protease BmSP-like has product MIKKFLIIFFIIKITTANHEIPRDQCTDELSEIVLDEAAAKGFARVNGADGIENTTNLVFIANTQGSPQYYPCPGVLLSKTHVLTSAHCTVDDHVLVITGYKFNLDEQTEEFINTTVSQVIQVPGASNLIILKMAKELRDDNERKILELPTRDSEVEKIYKIVGWSFTPGRDIFFDPFLIHEGDAKVTDTVSCTRTNSDELCMELINTTEEYNMIIGSPLIQNDQIMGFTHFNCNTKGPVTKVFPYVDEIKKIIS; this is encoded by the exons atgattaaaaaatttttaattattttttttattattaaaattaccacCGCTAATCATG AAATACCAAGAGATCAGTGCACAGACGAATTAAGCGAAATAGTCCTCGATGAAGCCGCCGCGAAAGGGTTCGCGCGTGTAAACGGCGCCGACGGTATCGAGAACACAACCAACCTCGTCTTTATAGCAAACACCCAGGGCTCGCCTCAATATTATCCATGCCCAGGAGTTCTCTTATCAAAAACACACGTACTTACATCAGCACATTGCACCGTCGACGATCATGTGCTCGTCATAACCGGTTACAAGTTCAATTTAGACGAACAAACCGAAGAATTTATTAACACGACCGTCAGTCAAGTTATTCAAGTACCCGGTGCTTCGAATCTCATAATTCTCaag atGGCAAAAGAACTTCGTGATGACAATGAACGGAAAATTCTTGAATTGCCAACGAGAGATTCAGAAGTagagaaaatttacaaaatcgTTGGCTGGAGTTTTACTCCAGGTCGCGATATTTTCTTTGACCCTTTTCTTATTCATGAGGGAGACGCTAAAGTTACTGATACAGTTTCCTGTACGAGGACGAACAGCGACGAGTTGTGTATGGAGTTAATAAATACAactgag GAATACAATATGATCATCGGGTCACCGTTGATTCAAAACGACCAGATTATGGGCTTCACTCACTTCAATTGCAACACAAAAGGACCAGTCACAAAAGTATTTCCATACGTcgacgaaataaaaaaaattatttcataa